The Cronobacter sakazakii genome has a window encoding:
- the birA gene encoding bifunctional biotin--[acetyl-CoA-carboxylase] ligase/biotin operon repressor BirA has translation MKDNTIPLTLVSLLADGEFHSGEQLGEKLGMSRAAINKHIQTLRDWGIDVFTVPGKGYSLPGPIQLLNESFIHSHIKSGSVTVLPVIDSTNQYLLDRLSELESGDACIAEYQQAGRGRRGRKWFSPFGANLYLSMYWRLEQGPAAAIGLSLVIGIVMAEVLHELGAGQVRVKWPNDLYLHDRKLAGILVELTGKTGDAAQIVIGAGINLAMRQVESDIVNQGWINLQEAGIKVDRNELAVRLIEKLRASLREFEQEGLAPFLSRWEKLDNFIHRQVKLIIGDREIYGISRGIDNQGALLLEQNGVIKPWMCGEISLRSAE, from the coding sequence TTGAAAGATAATACTATTCCGTTAACACTGGTTTCGCTTCTTGCTGACGGCGAATTTCACTCTGGTGAGCAGCTTGGCGAAAAGCTGGGGATGAGCCGTGCTGCTATCAATAAGCATATCCAGACGCTGCGTGACTGGGGCATTGATGTCTTCACGGTGCCAGGTAAAGGGTACAGCCTGCCGGGCCCGATTCAGTTGCTTAACGAATCTTTTATTCATTCCCATATTAAATCGGGATCGGTAACGGTGCTGCCTGTTATCGACTCCACAAACCAGTATTTACTGGACAGGCTGTCTGAGCTTGAATCTGGCGATGCCTGTATCGCGGAGTATCAGCAGGCAGGTCGCGGACGTCGTGGCCGCAAATGGTTCTCGCCGTTTGGAGCAAATCTTTATCTTTCCATGTACTGGCGCCTTGAACAGGGACCAGCTGCCGCCATTGGTTTAAGCCTGGTTATCGGCATTGTTATGGCTGAAGTGCTTCATGAACTTGGTGCCGGACAGGTGCGGGTAAAATGGCCTAACGATCTCTATCTACATGACAGAAAACTGGCGGGTATTCTCGTTGAGCTTACGGGGAAAACCGGAGATGCGGCACAGATTGTTATTGGCGCTGGTATCAACCTCGCGATGCGTCAGGTCGAAAGCGATATCGTGAATCAGGGCTGGATCAACCTTCAGGAAGCGGGAATTAAAGTCGACAGAAATGAGCTGGCCGTCAGGTTGATAGAAAAACTACGCGCGTCTCTGCGGGAGTTTGAACAGGAAGGGTTAGCTCCCTTTTTATCGCGTTGGGAAAAACTGGACAATTTTATTCATCGTCAGGTCAAACTCATTATCGGCGATCGCGAAATATACGGTATCTCTCGTGGTATAGATAATCAGGGTGCGTTACTGCTGGAACAAAACGGCGTGATAAAACCCTGGATGTGCGGCGAGATTTCATTACGCAGCGCAGAATAA